From the genome of Spirochaetales bacterium, one region includes:
- a CDS encoding biopolymer transporter ExbD, with protein MRFRRRLMPQANVNLIPMIDVVFQLVIFFMVSTTFIVNPGIPLVLPGSTTAEPVVMTKLVVTIVSRDEIYLNKDRRNLESLPEALREISGEERNHIKTVVVEGDRTVSYELMIQVLDVLRKAGFKGVNLRTRQIE; from the coding sequence ATGAGATTCAGACGAAGACTGATGCCGCAGGCCAATGTCAACCTGATCCCCATGATCGACGTCGTATTCCAGCTCGTCATTTTTTTTATGGTATCGACCACTTTTATCGTGAATCCGGGTATCCCCCTTGTGCTTCCCGGTTCCACGACCGCCGAACCCGTTGTCATGACAAAGCTCGTCGTGACGATTGTTTCGAGGGATGAGATCTATCTCAACAAGGACCGCCGCAACCTTGAAAGCCTTCCCGAGGCATTGCGTGAAATCTCGGGTGAAGAGCGAAACCATATCAAAACGGTCGTGGTCGAGGGGGACAGAACGGTTTCCTATGAACTCATGATACAGGTGCTCGATGTTCTCAGGAAAGCGGGTTTCAAGGGGGTGAATCTCAGGACCAGGCAGATAGAATGA
- a CDS encoding MotA/TolQ/ExbB proton channel family protein: protein MLDILIKGGITMPFILLCSVIAAIIIIERLIFFRRIRVDEEKMIARLRATLEKRHFDEALSICENNPSPITNLMKVGIEHRHYDARVLKDSIVDAANMEIPKLERSLSALGTIANIAPLLGLLGTVIGNIDAFGIISSLGLVGDTSGLAKGIAEALISTAAGIVVSIPALIFYNYLVSKVNHIIIRLENKVNELVLLLGGNQ, encoded by the coding sequence ATGCTGGATATTTTAATCAAAGGCGGAATCACGATGCCGTTCATCCTTCTCTGTTCGGTCATTGCAGCCATCATCATTATCGAGCGGCTCATCTTTTTCCGCAGGATCCGCGTCGACGAGGAAAAAATGATCGCCCGGCTCAGGGCGACGCTGGAAAAGCGGCACTTCGACGAAGCCCTCTCGATCTGCGAAAACAATCCTTCACCGATCACCAACCTCATGAAAGTGGGGATCGAGCACCGGCATTATGACGCCCGCGTGCTTAAGGATTCCATCGTCGATGCGGCGAATATGGAGATTCCGAAACTCGAGCGGTCCCTGTCGGCACTCGGGACGATCGCGAATATCGCCCCGCTTCTTGGTTTACTCGGTACGGTCATCGGGAATATCGACGCGTTCGGCATCATCAGCAGCCTCGGTCTTGTCGGTGATACAAGCGGTCTCGCAAAAGGCATTGCGGAAGCGCTCATTTCGACCGCGGCGGGAATCGTGGTATCGATACCCGCGCTTATCTTTTACAATTACCTTGTCAGCAAGGTCAACCATATCATTATCAGATTGGAGAACAAGGTGAATGAGCTCGTGCTGCTTTTGGGGGGAAACCAGTAG
- a CDS encoding tetratricopeptide repeat protein, with amino-acid sequence MIWTLNVAPASALTSENELFSLAESRYHAKNYSIALQTYDEFLKEYPLSDLVPDVQYRRAVCHYRLGKYREALSLFTRIESRYRSTRYLDYIPFWAGMIFYHQADYSRAINSFDVFLSKTHRGEDVQSAVFYKGLCEVFLETYDEAKETLGSFLDNHATSSLYPSCVVLYAFVLLKTEQFDEVLSFTDISRYPSLSLAETEKFLFYRAEALWMKGETDEASSIYTRLLDGADDVSSGSFRRLFIAAQETGNIDEMERLLQKAEERYAGSPELLQDFRYNMGVVSFQRKNYELAEHFFLKIWNLRKSTAIKPAVPFYLSEVYMKRGKNATALEILEEYGGMVKRLPGFLLMRCGDIYLLQNDFTASAKYYRRFIDENPEAKELTEAYYYLAYTRYREGKYEEAFSIVRERLTGMTGGPYHKEFLKLQVVLYKKTGNIQGAYTALKQYIALYDNDIRARIDFIKLQFIRREYDNVTAGVYDLLRDVPDLEFLDSYTFLLSHYFQGLSFIVKKMYEKAFFSLEKIWVEEAQGAGLPYIIPYVQFYKAWALYRTKDFGKAALIFASLIKQYPEHELVPNALYLVGWCYYSDNKFDLARSYFEALSGKKPLSRGQEGEALYIKALFFQAKSLLNLDKTEEAGGLFRTIFEKYRRSPFADDALFEYASILAAQGKSDAAADAYRRLADNYRESPLREDAFYRYGEVYFVNRRYEKARYAFYEYRLEYPEGKLYDASLYWGGLASFQLGEKFGAVLLWEKIIGQFRESPFRPNAMKKTAEIYTESGEYSKALALYTELISSYPIEASAVNAEQLAEQLRYRILGLSDTEAELTVTIERNSGEQTKEGREALIELARLYLFEHGEVKREVAYQMLLKVVRHTEDTDTASRAQYLIGEYFYLGGDYLRAGNEYLKTALMNAENRDLMAVSIYKAAEMMKLAGKIQEVRELVSRLTGNFPSSQWAEEGKRLLEGLE; translated from the coding sequence TTGATATGGACTCTAAACGTCGCTCCGGCAAGTGCCCTGACATCGGAGAATGAACTTTTTTCACTTGCCGAAAGCAGGTATCATGCAAAAAATTATTCGATAGCCCTCCAGACGTATGATGAGTTTCTTAAGGAGTATCCGCTTTCGGATCTCGTCCCGGATGTTCAATACAGAAGGGCGGTCTGCCATTACCGGCTCGGAAAGTACCGGGAAGCCCTCTCGCTTTTTACGCGTATAGAAAGCCGTTACCGCTCAACGCGTTATCTCGATTATATTCCCTTCTGGGCGGGAATGATTTTTTATCATCAGGCGGACTATTCGCGCGCAATAAACAGTTTTGACGTGTTTCTGAGTAAGACCCACAGGGGCGAGGATGTGCAATCGGCGGTGTTTTACAAGGGACTCTGTGAAGTATTCCTCGAAACGTACGATGAAGCCAAAGAAACACTCGGAAGCTTTCTCGACAATCACGCAACCTCATCCCTCTATCCTTCCTGTGTGGTACTGTATGCCTTTGTTCTGCTCAAGACTGAACAATTTGACGAGGTACTGTCATTCACCGATATCTCCCGGTATCCCTCCTTGAGTCTCGCGGAGACGGAAAAATTTCTGTTTTACAGGGCCGAGGCTTTATGGATGAAGGGAGAAACAGATGAAGCGTCCTCCATTTACACACGGTTACTGGACGGCGCGGATGATGTTTCATCGGGGTCCTTTCGAAGGCTTTTTATCGCGGCACAGGAAACCGGTAATATCGACGAGATGGAACGGCTGCTTCAGAAGGCGGAAGAACGCTACGCGGGCTCCCCGGAGCTGCTTCAGGATTTCCGGTACAACATGGGCGTGGTGAGTTTTCAGAGAAAAAATTACGAACTTGCCGAGCACTTTTTTCTCAAAATATGGAATCTCAGGAAAAGTACGGCAATAAAGCCGGCTGTACCCTTTTATCTTTCCGAAGTATATATGAAACGGGGAAAAAACGCGACCGCCCTCGAGATTCTCGAGGAGTACGGTGGGATGGTCAAACGTCTTCCCGGATTTCTTTTAATGCGATGTGGCGACATCTATCTCCTTCAGAACGACTTTACCGCATCGGCAAAGTATTACCGCCGCTTTATCGATGAAAATCCGGAGGCGAAAGAACTCACGGAAGCCTATTATTACCTGGCGTATACCCGCTACAGGGAAGGGAAATACGAGGAAGCGTTTTCGATCGTGCGCGAAAGACTCACCGGCATGACGGGCGGCCCGTATCATAAAGAGTTTTTGAAATTACAGGTCGTCCTTTACAAAAAAACCGGCAACATCCAGGGCGCATACACCGCCCTGAAACAATACATCGCCCTTTATGACAACGATATCCGCGCGCGGATAGATTTTATCAAGCTTCAGTTTATCCGAAGAGAATACGACAATGTGACGGCCGGTGTGTACGACCTCCTGCGGGATGTTCCCGACCTCGAGTTTCTCGATTCCTATACCTTCCTGTTGTCTCATTATTTCCAGGGGCTTTCCTTTATTGTGAAGAAAATGTATGAGAAGGCCTTCTTTTCATTGGAAAAGATATGGGTCGAAGAAGCTCAGGGCGCGGGACTTCCCTACATTATTCCTTATGTCCAGTTTTACAAGGCCTGGGCATTATACCGGACAAAGGATTTCGGGAAAGCCGCCCTTATTTTCGCTTCACTCATCAAACAATACCCCGAACACGAACTTGTCCCGAATGCGCTTTATCTGGTCGGCTGGTGTTATTACAGCGACAACAAGTTCGATCTAGCACGGTCGTATTTTGAAGCCCTGTCAGGCAAAAAACCGCTTTCCCGGGGACAGGAGGGGGAAGCGCTTTATATAAAGGCCCTCTTTTTTCAGGCAAAGAGTCTTTTAAACCTGGACAAAACGGAAGAGGCGGGGGGGTTGTTCCGGACGATTTTCGAGAAATACCGCCGTTCCCCGTTTGCCGACGATGCGCTTTTCGAGTATGCGTCGATCCTTGCCGCACAGGGAAAAAGCGATGCCGCAGCAGACGCGTATCGCCGGCTTGCCGATAATTATCGGGAAAGTCCCCTCAGAGAGGATGCCTTTTACCGGTACGGTGAAGTCTATTTCGTCAACCGCCGGTATGAAAAGGCGAGATACGCTTTTTACGAATACCGTCTCGAGTATCCTGAGGGCAAGCTTTACGATGCATCACTGTACTGGGGAGGGCTTGCGTCCTTTCAACTGGGCGAAAAATTCGGCGCGGTTTTACTCTGGGAAAAAATCATCGGGCAATTTCGGGAAAGCCCGTTCCGGCCGAACGCGATGAAAAAAACGGCGGAGATATATACTGAATCGGGCGAATATTCAAAAGCTCTCGCCCTTTATACCGAACTTATCTCCTCTTACCCGATCGAGGCGTCGGCGGTCAACGCGGAACAGCTGGCGGAACAACTCCGTTATCGTATCCTGGGACTCAGCGATACGGAGGCCGAACTCACCGTTACCATCGAACGGAACTCAGGCGAACAAACGAAAGAGGGGCGCGAAGCCCTCATCGAACTCGCACGGCTTTATCTCTTCGAGCACGGTGAAGTCAAACGGGAAGTCGCATACCAGATGCTTCTCAAGGTGGTCAGGCATACGGAAGACACGGATACCGCATCGCGGGCGCAATACCTGATAGGAGAATATTTTTACCTCGGCGGGGATTATTTACGGGCGGGAAACGAATACCTGAAAACCGCACTCATGAATGCTGAAAACAGGGATCTGATGGCGGTTTCCATTTACAAGGCGGCGGAAATGATGAAGCTTGCCGGCAAGATACAGGAAGTGAGGGAACTCGTCTCGCGGCTTACCGGCAATTTCCCTTCCTCACAGTGGGCGGAAGAAGGCAAACGGCTTTTGGAGGGGCTGGAATGA
- a CDS encoding DUF2341 domain-containing protein: MRKPKGWIAVCWIISVILSQCVTPGKMRLEKTIPIYPKTPLDDYQIMVKLTPSIVNYAASRPDGGDIRFFDLAGNELGYWIEKWTRGGTSIIWVKVERAGTDKIIVKYGDPGAVSKSDGKAVFDPVTWETFKKNWQYSGIIPGRVSGWEDALTEFEYNTTGWTDVDVDTDYVPSCEDARWFVRREFFLAGGGTLSFTGAVDGDGVWSLIRSDEIYRKIGGDEADADGAGPYRLTSPPFSPENDFDRYIWAGRGQEGKGNEYLEILSVDTGLDTIYTRKYFASKEVVDEMMEQFHIRSLFPGDSDTLGVGKIPQGWKGWGGIENFRIQKEGDRYVIQSLYEGDVQKIRIPTIPFDDVFSLTVRFRTDMKAKHSFAVRADVGGLDFGVGISNSNEYYPFIGKKRGNAISIEAGKVVNFAFEKTDKKMLATINGETDVTSAPPKQGSLAYPDFLDLSVLDQTIFDIDLRMPDAGIPVSDHSLLLFEDFSKMREGASFSGWQGISNFKAMRDVGEIALVPYDEKEQSLGISNITIPADFSLTLETALSITEKTDVALKVVIGNIEFGIGSEGAGAYSVFIGEERKATELVSIGEKFRILFEKKGKETILSINDRKVIEGQLTKDFEKVSSVTIKTLNPAIYSIEIRKL, from the coding sequence ATGAGAAAGCCGAAAGGATGGATCGCCGTGTGCTGGATAATCTCCGTAATCCTCAGCCAATGTGTCACACCGGGGAAAATGCGGCTTGAAAAGACTATCCCCATCTATCCGAAAACACCCCTTGACGACTACCAGATCATGGTGAAACTCACCCCTTCGATTGTCAATTACGCGGCTTCAAGACCCGACGGCGGGGATATACGGTTCTTCGATCTTGCCGGGAATGAACTCGGTTACTGGATTGAGAAATGGACTCGGGGGGGGACTTCGATCATCTGGGTCAAGGTCGAGCGGGCCGGTACGGATAAAATTATCGTCAAATACGGAGATCCTGGTGCCGTATCGAAAAGTGACGGAAAAGCCGTTTTCGATCCCGTGACATGGGAAACATTCAAAAAAAACTGGCAGTATTCGGGGATTATTCCGGGCAGGGTATCCGGATGGGAGGACGCCCTGACGGAATTCGAATATAACACCACGGGCTGGACCGATGTCGATGTCGATACCGATTATGTTCCTTCCTGTGAGGACGCCCGCTGGTTCGTGCGAAGGGAGTTTTTCCTGGCGGGCGGGGGAACTTTGTCCTTTACCGGCGCAGTCGACGGTGACGGTGTGTGGTCGCTTATCAGATCCGACGAGATTTACAGGAAGATCGGCGGCGATGAGGCGGATGCGGACGGAGCCGGACCATACAGGTTGACTTCACCCCCCTTTTCACCGGAGAACGATTTTGACCGTTATATCTGGGCGGGAAGGGGACAGGAGGGAAAGGGAAATGAATATCTCGAGATCCTATCCGTCGATACCGGTCTTGATACTATCTATACGAGAAAATACTTTGCATCGAAAGAAGTTGTCGATGAAATGATGGAGCAGTTTCATATTCGTTCGCTTTTCCCCGGAGATTCGGATACCCTCGGGGTCGGGAAAATACCGCAGGGATGGAAAGGCTGGGGCGGCATTGAAAACTTCAGAATCCAGAAGGAAGGCGACCGGTATGTGATTCAGTCCCTGTATGAAGGAGATGTCCAAAAGATCCGTATTCCCACTATCCCGTTCGATGACGTGTTCAGTCTGACAGTCCGGTTCAGGACGGATATGAAAGCGAAGCATTCGTTTGCGGTCAGGGCGGATGTCGGGGGGCTTGATTTTGGCGTCGGTATCTCGAACAGTAATGAATATTATCCCTTTATCGGTAAAAAGCGCGGCAACGCGATTTCCATCGAAGCGGGGAAGGTTGTGAATTTTGCATTCGAAAAAACGGATAAAAAAATGCTCGCGACCATCAATGGCGAAACCGATGTCACTTCGGCCCCGCCGAAACAGGGGAGTCTCGCTTATCCGGATTTTCTGGACCTTTCCGTATTGGATCAGACCATTTTCGACATCGATCTGAGGATGCCTGATGCCGGTATTCCGGTAAGCGATCATTCACTGCTTTTGTTCGAAGATTTTTCCAAAATGAGGGAGGGCGCTTCGTTCAGCGGGTGGCAGGGGATTTCAAATTTCAAGGCGATGAGGGATGTCGGGGAAATAGCGTTGGTTCCCTATGATGAAAAGGAACAGTCACTCGGTATCTCTAATATTACCATTCCCGCGGATTTTTCCCTCACACTCGAAACGGCACTCTCCATTACCGAAAAAACGGATGTTGCACTTAAGGTCGTTATCGGGAATATCGAGTTCGGGATCGGGAGTGAAGGGGCGGGGGCGTATTCGGTCTTTATCGGTGAAGAGCGGAAAGCAACGGAACTGGTGAGTATCGGGGAAAAGTTCAGGATTCTGTTTGAAAAAAAGGGGAAGGAGACAATACTTTCGATTAATGATCGGAAGGTCATTGAAGGGCAATTGACAAAGGATTTTGAAAAGGTATCGTCAGTGACGATTAAAACCCTGAATCCGGCGATTTACAGCATAGAGATCAGAAAATTATAG
- a CDS encoding PQQ-binding-like beta-propeller repeat protein, whose translation MILPSITECLKIISDEALSQARHILKNRSRNVIPGEGGENTDETVTAIIDACIENDDVEGLAAGLLSHRLLQREKPALAGLPQKIANLLVRKADDFRRHHRSAGDVLVLYQLAAGLDPGSVDALLGVVTSLVSREPLKETMALAYAVLLFSLDPAINYVSDILRKTGERETYHAAHAYETAVCSDRTRHEDNARESNSEKSDGAFGRQPNLPLARHWSFYPRGACGAGIAGASGIAVCGSGRGTLYGIRLGDGARCWKYRPDRSPAKSLLANGDRLFARSDGYTVCLLLSNGKEVWKTARDKTKSTPPSPSASALYWGGYLFFRDTSLTVYNALNGKFEGDLNIGAGPTYHAGLCASGAYVFIAAEQKIMVLSLFSGAVIWEIPVSGTITAGPVAAGDHIIIGTDKPSIEALSIETGTRTWQFLPEPHGNGDLSRPVYQAGRIFFGGPGGVVYALRANDGREICRRTAGPALAAPLTLGSGVIAVLLTGGTVALLSPRDLALLQELTVPDFGFSTPDCSLLLSGKCLLVRSNVLHAFCSE comes from the coding sequence ATGATACTTCCTTCGATAACGGAATGCCTGAAAATCATCTCGGATGAGGCATTATCGCAAGCGCGGCACATCCTCAAAAACAGGTCCCGGAACGTGATTCCCGGAGAAGGAGGGGAAAACACTGATGAGACGGTCACGGCGATCATCGACGCCTGTATCGAGAACGACGATGTCGAAGGGCTGGCAGCCGGTCTGCTTTCTCATCGTCTGCTGCAAAGGGAAAAGCCGGCTCTTGCCGGACTTCCGCAAAAAATCGCGAACCTCCTCGTCCGGAAAGCCGATGATTTCAGGAGGCATCACCGTTCCGCCGGTGATGTGTTGGTTCTGTATCAGCTTGCCGCGGGTCTCGACCCCGGGTCGGTTGACGCATTACTCGGAGTCGTGACCTCATTGGTATCACGCGAGCCGCTAAAGGAAACTATGGCCCTTGCCTACGCCGTTCTTTTATTTTCACTCGATCCCGCGATAAATTATGTCAGCGACATTTTACGGAAAACGGGCGAACGGGAAACATATCACGCCGCACACGCATATGAAACGGCCGTGTGCTCGGACCGCACCCGTCATGAAGATAACGCCCGTGAGTCGAACAGTGAAAAATCCGACGGCGCCTTTGGCCGGCAACCGAATCTTCCCCTCGCCCGCCATTGGTCTTTCTATCCGCGCGGCGCTTGCGGTGCGGGGATTGCCGGCGCATCCGGGATTGCCGTCTGCGGCAGCGGTAGGGGAACCCTTTACGGCATCAGGCTCGGGGACGGAGCACGATGTTGGAAATACAGGCCGGACAGGTCTCCCGCGAAATCGCTTTTGGCAAACGGCGACCGTCTTTTTGCCCGAAGCGACGGATATACCGTTTGCCTGCTTCTTTCAAACGGGAAAGAGGTATGGAAAACCGCGAGAGATAAAACAAAATCCACCCCCCCGTCGCCCTCCGCTTCGGCGTTGTATTGGGGGGGGTATCTTTTTTTTCGAGACACCTCACTCACTGTCTATAATGCCCTGAACGGGAAGTTCGAAGGAGACCTGAACATCGGGGCCGGCCCCACTTATCACGCCGGCCTCTGTGCGAGCGGCGCATATGTCTTTATCGCGGCGGAACAAAAAATAATGGTACTCTCCCTCTTCTCGGGGGCCGTTATCTGGGAAATTCCCGTCTCGGGGACGATAACGGCAGGGCCCGTGGCGGCAGGCGATCATATCATTATCGGAACGGATAAACCCTCTATCGAAGCGCTTTCCATTGAAACCGGAACCCGCACCTGGCAATTCCTCCCGGAACCGCACGGCAACGGGGACCTTTCCCGGCCGGTGTATCAAGCCGGGCGGATATTTTTCGGCGGACCGGGCGGGGTTGTGTACGCCCTCAGAGCAAATGACGGAAGGGAAATCTGCCGGCGGACGGCGGGACCGGCACTCGCCGCGCCACTCACGTTGGGAAGCGGCGTCATCGCCGTCCTCTTAACCGGCGGAACGGTGGCCCTCCTCTCCCCGCGCGACCTCGCATTACTTCAAGAGCTCACGGTACCTGATTTTGGGTTCTCCACCCCGGACTGCTCACTCCTCTTAAGCGGGAAGTGCCTTCTCGTCCGCTCGAACGTCCTTCACGCGTTCTGCTCAGAATAA
- a CDS encoding formate--tetrahydrofolate ligase, producing the protein MRKLDPKTMKDWEIAEAAEENMKTVHRFAEELGLDTMEILPYGHYVGKLDYLNILRRFEGKENGKYIEVTAITPTPLGEGKTTTSMGLVEGLGRLGKKVIGAIRQPSGGPTFNIKGSAAGGGLAQCIPLSDFSLGLTGDIDAITNAHNLAMVAVTSRLQHEFNYSDEVLARKKLKRLDIDPRKINMGWTMDFCAQALREIVIGLGGNMDGFMMKSGFQITVSSEIMAILAVACDLGDMRRRIGKIVVANDRSGNPVTADDLEVAGAMTALMCRAINPNLMQTIEGQPVLVHAGPFANIAIGQSSIIADRLGLKLADYHVTESGFGADIGFEKFWNLKCRFSGLVPNCSVIVATVRALKMHGGGPTVKPGKPIDKAYTEENIGLLEKGVDNLLAHIETVKKSGIPAVVCINSFYTDTKREIACIRRAAEALGARVAVSHHWEKGGDGARELAEAVAEACEEKSDFRFLYDDNLPLREKIGLIAREVYGADGVSYTPESEKKCLLIEQDPVLSRMGTCMVKTHLSLSHDPDIKGRPKGWILPIRDILLYMGAGFVVPVAGTIRLMPGTASDPAFRKIDVDVKTGRVYGLF; encoded by the coding sequence ATGAGAAAGCTGGACCCGAAAACGATGAAGGATTGGGAAATAGCCGAAGCGGCGGAAGAAAACATGAAAACGGTACACCGGTTTGCCGAAGAACTGGGTCTCGATACAATGGAAATCCTTCCCTACGGGCATTACGTGGGAAAACTCGATTATTTGAATATCCTGAGGCGCTTTGAAGGAAAAGAGAACGGTAAATATATCGAAGTGACCGCGATTACCCCGACTCCGCTGGGGGAGGGAAAAACGACGACGAGTATGGGTCTTGTCGAGGGATTGGGCAGACTCGGGAAAAAGGTGATCGGTGCGATCAGGCAGCCGTCGGGCGGCCCCACGTTCAATATCAAGGGTTCGGCCGCGGGGGGCGGGCTCGCCCAATGCATCCCCCTTTCCGATTTCAGCCTGGGACTGACGGGCGACATCGACGCCATCACCAATGCGCACAATCTGGCAATGGTTGCCGTGACAAGCAGACTACAGCACGAGTTCAATTATTCGGATGAGGTGCTGGCCAGAAAAAAACTGAAACGTCTCGACATCGATCCGAGAAAGATTAATATGGGCTGGACCATGGATTTTTGCGCCCAGGCCCTCAGGGAGATCGTCATCGGGCTCGGAGGAAACATGGATGGTTTCATGATGAAAAGCGGTTTTCAGATAACGGTTTCTTCCGAAATCATGGCGATTCTGGCCGTCGCGTGCGATCTCGGGGATATGCGCAGACGGATAGGAAAAATCGTTGTGGCGAATGACAGATCGGGAAACCCCGTGACGGCCGACGATCTTGAAGTGGCCGGTGCGATGACCGCCCTGATGTGCAGGGCAATCAATCCCAATCTCATGCAGACGATCGAAGGCCAGCCCGTCCTTGTTCATGCCGGACCATTCGCAAATATAGCGATAGGCCAGTCGTCGATAATCGCGGACAGGCTTGGTCTCAAACTTGCTGATTACCATGTCACCGAAAGCGGCTTTGGTGCGGATATCGGTTTTGAAAAATTCTGGAATCTCAAATGCCGGTTCAGCGGCCTTGTACCGAACTGCTCGGTGATTGTCGCCACGGTACGGGCCCTCAAAATGCATGGCGGCGGCCCGACGGTCAAACCGGGGAAGCCCATCGACAAGGCATATACGGAGGAGAATATCGGTTTGCTCGAGAAAGGGGTGGATAATCTCCTCGCGCATATCGAAACCGTGAAAAAAAGCGGGATACCGGCGGTCGTCTGTATCAACAGTTTTTATACCGATACGAAGCGGGAGATAGCCTGTATCAGGCGTGCCGCCGAGGCTCTCGGCGCCCGGGTGGCGGTCTCTCATCATTGGGAAAAAGGCGGTGATGGCGCCCGTGAACTCGCGGAAGCGGTGGCGGAGGCGTGCGAGGAAAAATCCGATTTCCGTTTCCTGTATGATGACAATCTGCCCCTCAGGGAAAAAATCGGTCTGATCGCGCGGGAGGTATACGGCGCTGACGGTGTTTCCTATACCCCTGAATCGGAAAAGAAATGCCTCCTCATCGAACAGGATCCCGTATTGAGCCGTATGGGAACCTGTATGGTAAAAACCCATTTGAGTCTGTCGCACGACCCGGATATAAAGGGCAGACCGAAGGGGTGGATCCTTCCCATCAGGGATATTCTCCTCTATATGGGGGCGGGATTTGTCGTTCCGGTCGCCGGTACGATCCGCCTCATGCCGGGAACCGCCTCCGATCCCGCGTTCAGAAAGATCGATGTCGACGTGAAGACGGGGAGGGTCTACGGGTTATTCTGA
- the folP gene encoding dihydropteroate synthase has product MEKENINVRFHHLGIGDDYPVRIMGVINLSEESFYKGSFVPVAEIVLKAKAMIAHGASILDIGGRSTAPHARPVTVSEEKNRIRAALDALLGSYDCDAVYMSIDTQYREVAEAAFDIMRSHGKEDFFILNDVSGLKTDRDLADWIGDVDKPVILMATHNKPGDSLGIEETIRDLAESLELLESRGVDTSRKAIVDPAIGRWVPEKGPDYDLELCARLEAFRVLKRPVLAGISRKSFIGAVLEKKDPALRLQGTLAATAVAVYNGAHIIRTHDVTDETLDTVELAAALRKKRTGRKGP; this is encoded by the coding sequence ATGGAAAAAGAAAACATCAATGTCAGGTTTCATCATCTTGGTATCGGGGATGATTATCCGGTCCGCATCATGGGCGTGATCAACCTCAGTGAAGAAAGTTTTTACAAAGGGTCGTTTGTGCCGGTGGCGGAAATCGTTTTAAAGGCGAAGGCGATGATTGCGCATGGGGCATCGATACTCGATATCGGCGGAAGAAGTACCGCGCCCCACGCGCGCCCCGTGACCGTTTCCGAAGAAAAAAACCGCATCAGGGCCGCACTCGATGCCCTTCTTGGGTCGTACGATTGCGATGCTGTGTATATGTCGATCGATACGCAATACAGGGAGGTCGCCGAGGCGGCCTTCGATATCATGAGGAGCCACGGTAAGGAGGATTTCTTTATTCTCAATGATGTCAGCGGTCTTAAAACGGACCGGGATCTCGCGGACTGGATCGGGGATGTCGACAAACCGGTGATCCTCATGGCAACGCACAATAAGCCGGGCGATTCACTCGGTATCGAAGAAACGATCCGTGATCTTGCCGAAAGTCTCGAGCTGCTCGAATCAAGGGGGGTCGATACGTCACGAAAGGCGATCGTCGATCCCGCGATCGGACGGTGGGTGCCTGAAAAAGGGCCTGATTACGATCTTGAATTATGCGCCCGGCTTGAAGCCTTTCGGGTGCTGAAAAGACCGGTCCTGGCGGGAATTTCGAGGAAATCCTTTATCGGGGCGGTCCTCGAAAAAAAAGATCCCGCATTACGATTACAGGGAACACTTGCGGCTACCGCTGTCGCCGTTTATAATGGGGCCCATATCATTCGGACACATGATGTGACGGACGAGACGCTCGATACGGTCGAGCTCGCAGCCGCATTGAGAAAGAAAAGGACGGGGCGGAAAGGTCCATGA